The Streptococcus mitis genome has a segment encoding these proteins:
- a CDS encoding glycosyltransferase family 2 protein — MDLKTKMVMSIIVPCLNEEEVLPLFYQALEALLPDLETEIEYVFVDDGSSDGTLELLKTYREQNPAVHYISFSRNFGKEAALYAGLQYATGDLVVVMDADLQDPPSMLLEMKALLDQNTGLDCVGTRRISREGEPFFRSFCANLFYGFMKKISPVALPSGVRDFRMMRRSVVDAILSLTESNRFSKGLFAWVGFKTHYLDYPNVERQAGKTSWSFRQLFFYSIEGIVNFSDFPLIIAFVAGLLSCFISLLMTFFVVVRTLILGNPTSGWTSLMAVILFLGGIQLLTIGILGKYISKIYLETKKRPLYLVKEKSDLPDFTEKNKEKRL, encoded by the coding sequence ATGGATTTGAAGACTAAGATGGTGATGTCAATCATTGTCCCCTGTTTAAACGAAGAGGAAGTACTTCCTCTTTTTTATCAGGCTTTGGAAGCTTTACTTCCAGATTTGGAAACAGAAATAGAGTATGTCTTTGTCGACGATGGATCAAGTGATGGGACTTTGGAACTTTTAAAGACCTATCGGGAGCAAAATCCGGCAGTTCATTATATTTCTTTCTCGCGAAATTTTGGCAAAGAAGCTGCTCTATATGCAGGCTTGCAATATGCAACCGGAGATTTGGTGGTGGTGATGGATGCAGACCTCCAAGATCCTCCTAGTATGTTGCTTGAGATGAAAGCCTTACTAGACCAGAATACAGGCTTGGACTGTGTTGGGACACGGAGAATTAGTCGAGAGGGGGAACCCTTCTTTCGCAGTTTTTGTGCTAATCTCTTTTATGGCTTCATGAAAAAAATTAGTCCAGTAGCCTTGCCGTCAGGTGTCCGTGATTTTCGCATGATGAGAAGATCTGTAGTGGATGCCATTTTAAGCCTGACCGAGTCCAATCGTTTTTCAAAGGGGCTCTTTGCCTGGGTAGGCTTTAAAACTCACTATCTGGACTATCCAAATGTCGAAAGGCAGGCTGGCAAGACCAGTTGGAGTTTTAGGCAACTCTTTTTCTACTCTATTGAAGGGATTGTTAACTTTTCAGATTTTCCCTTGATTATCGCCTTTGTGGCTGGTCTCCTATCTTGTTTTATTTCTCTGCTTATGACCTTTTTTGTTGTGGTTCGGACTCTCATTTTGGGCAATCCGACATCAGGTTGGACCTCTCTGATGGCTGTTATTCTCTTCCTTGGTGGGATTCAACTCTTGACCATTGGGATTCTCGGCAAGTATATCAGTAAGATTTATCTAGAGACTAAAAAAAGACCACTTTATCTCGTCAAAGAAAAAAGTGATCTTCCTGATTTTACAGAAAAAAATAAAGAGAAAAGACTATAA